A stretch of Geobacter sp. DNA encodes these proteins:
- a CDS encoding ATP-binding cassette domain-containing protein translates to MALINLRDLRKEYVSDTETVEALRGVSFTITAGEFVCIMGQSGSGKSTLLSVLGGMSHPSTGEVTIAGKQLYALSDDSLADFRATHLGFVFQSFHLIPYLTARENVMLPLAITREKRGEKIRAAEEALTRVGLGRKMDRLPNQLSGGEQERVAIARAIVNKPHILLADEPTGNLDSKTSDEVMAIFRELNEEGQTIVMVTHNPDNCAYAHRTIYLRDGVVVSQAEISLAA, encoded by the coding sequence ATGGCATTGATCAATCTGCGCGACCTGCGCAAAGAGTATGTGAGTGACACCGAAACCGTCGAGGCGCTGCGGGGGGTGAGTTTCACCATCACTGCCGGCGAGTTCGTCTGCATCATGGGGCAGTCCGGCTCGGGCAAGAGCACGCTCCTCTCCGTGCTGGGGGGGATGAGCCACCCCTCGACCGGCGAGGTGACGATTGCGGGAAAACAGCTCTACGCGCTCTCCGACGACTCCCTCGCCGATTTCCGGGCCACCCACCTCGGTTTCGTTTTCCAGTCGTTCCACCTGATTCCCTATCTCACCGCGCGGGAGAACGTCATGCTCCCCCTGGCGATCACCAGGGAAAAGCGGGGGGAGAAGATCAGGGCGGCCGAGGAGGCCCTCACCAGGGTGGGGCTGGGGCGCAAGATGGACCGGCTTCCCAACCAGCTTTCCGGCGGCGAGCAGGAGCGGGTCGCCATTGCCAGGGCCATCGTCAACAAGCCGCACATCCTCCTGGCCGACGAACCGACCGGCAACCTGGACAGCAAGACCAGCGACGAGGTCATGGCGATCTTTAGGGAGCTGAACGAGGAAGGGCAGACCATTGTCATGGTCACCCACAACCCGGACAACTGCGCCTATGCCCACCGGACCATCTATCTGCGCGACGGCGTGGTGGTCAGCCAGGCCGAAATCTCCCTGGCAGCCTGA